A stretch of Acidimicrobiales bacterium DNA encodes these proteins:
- a CDS encoding sulfotransferase, with amino-acid sequence MEHVRPYLGLEGICPNPVFVIGSPRSGTTATAQSLNRHPDLRVGKESYVLSDLFKDGRAERIWENQMGRATPCWLDHEDVELDEWLAFVGLGINALFSSRSEGLRWIDQTPLYTPMAPTLAKMFPGAKFIHIVRDGRHVVRSMTNFERKFDDELLANAKANEIPKWSNDLRKGAETWATWVEAGLDFSEAQPDRCLTVWNEKVSADPHDQFATILEFLDLRHHPGPGNFFDKKRIGSSFKLDPTRPDDDDWSEWDKKRRKEFVAVAADTMDRAGYGDHDSMKAWIDG; translated from the coding sequence AATCCGGTGTTCGTCATCGGGTCACCCCGCTCGGGCACGACCGCCACGGCCCAATCGCTCAACCGCCACCCGGACCTGCGGGTCGGCAAGGAGAGCTATGTCCTGTCCGACCTGTTCAAGGACGGCCGGGCCGAGCGGATCTGGGAGAACCAGATGGGGCGGGCGACGCCGTGCTGGCTCGACCACGAGGACGTCGAACTCGATGAATGGCTGGCGTTCGTCGGCCTCGGCATCAACGCCTTGTTCTCGTCGCGCAGCGAGGGCCTGCGCTGGATCGATCAGACGCCGCTCTACACGCCGATGGCGCCCACGCTCGCGAAGATGTTCCCCGGCGCGAAGTTCATCCACATCGTGCGCGACGGTCGTCATGTCGTGCGGTCGATGACCAACTTCGAGCGCAAATTCGACGACGAACTGCTCGCCAACGCCAAGGCCAACGAGATCCCCAAGTGGAGCAACGATCTCCGCAAGGGCGCCGAGACGTGGGCGACCTGGGTCGAGGCCGGTCTCGACTTCTCCGAAGCGCAACCCGATCGCTGTCTGACGGTCTGGAACGAGAAGGTCTCCGCCGACCCGCACGACCAGTTCGCCACGATCCTCGAGTTCCTCGACCTCCGGCATCATCCGGGCCCCGGCAACTTCTTCGACAAGAAACGCATCGGCTCCTCGTTCAAGCTCGACCCGACGCGTCCCGACGACGACGACTGGTCCGAGTGGGACAAGAAGCGCCGCAAGGAGTTCGTCGCGGTCGCAGCCGACACCATGGACCGCGCCGGGTACGGCGACCACGACTCGATGAAAGCCTGGATCGATGGCTGA
- a CDS encoding ABC transporter permease → MSTTDDVTEADDEPTPLGASETEELTRSARRSQRAQRRAAKEDRKTRVADPDDEIVFVYEPYTRYVPPLRPYVRELWRRRAFAREMARSKVQGKRSGNALGAVWSLLDPMFMVGIYYFLFTVIREGARPATFVPMLISGILHFQLTSGALNEGGASVAGATNLMLNSTFPRMLLPLSTIYAGVMAFVPSVVIIFGALVLLDVDISMQLFWWFPIFALQMCISLGLALIISTAVVFFADIKNLLTYITRIIFFTSPVIYPAEFLTPEIINAIRWSPFFGVFFNYQRIINAARPDWGMMTISIGWAVASVILGTWLFLRYEREFASHG, encoded by the coding sequence GTGAGCACCACCGACGACGTCACCGAAGCCGACGACGAGCCGACGCCACTCGGGGCGAGCGAGACCGAGGAGCTCACCCGCTCGGCCCGCAGGTCGCAGCGGGCGCAGCGACGCGCCGCGAAGGAGGACCGCAAGACCCGCGTGGCGGATCCCGATGACGAGATCGTCTTCGTCTACGAGCCCTACACCCGCTACGTCCCGCCGTTGCGACCCTACGTGCGCGAGCTCTGGCGGCGGCGGGCCTTCGCGCGGGAGATGGCCCGCTCGAAGGTCCAGGGCAAGCGCTCGGGCAACGCGCTCGGCGCCGTCTGGTCGCTGCTCGACCCCATGTTCATGGTGGGCATCTACTACTTCCTGTTCACCGTGATCCGCGAGGGGGCCCGCCCGGCGACCTTCGTGCCGATGCTCATCTCCGGCATTCTCCACTTCCAGCTCACGTCCGGCGCGCTGAACGAGGGCGGCGCGTCCGTCGCCGGTGCGACGAACCTCATGCTGAACTCGACGTTCCCGCGGATGCTGTTGCCGCTGTCCACGATCTACGCCGGGGTCATGGCCTTCGTCCCGTCGGTCGTCATCATCTTCGGCGCCCTGGTGCTCCTGGACGTCGACATCAGCATGCAGCTGTTCTGGTGGTTCCCGATCTTCGCGCTCCAGATGTGCATCTCCCTCGGGCTGGCGCTGATCATCTCCACCGCGGTCGTGTTCTTCGCCGACATCAAGAACCTCCTCACCTACATCACCCGCATCATCTTCTTCACGTCACCGGTGATCTATCCGGCCGAGTTCCTCACGCCGGAGATCATCAACGCGATCCGGTGGTCGCCGTTCTTCGGCGTGTTCTTCAACTACCAGCGGATCATCAACGCCGCCCGCCCCGACTGGGGAATGATGACCATCTCGATCGGTTGGGCCGTCGCCAGCGTCATCCTCGGGACCTGGCTGTTCCTGCGCTACGAGCGGGAGTTCGCCTCCCACGGCTGA
- a CDS encoding sulfotransferase — protein MADAPRPGSAVPDRPRVFGIGLNKTGTTSFHDAMTVLGFHSLHWGGPPIRMQIEAARDAGQPLLANLDQSIDCFSDIEVLAKNYALLDEQYPGSRFMLTVRPLEKWLDSRRRHVENNQQRRARGEYDGTFLVVEEDKWRRQYERHYAGAREYFAGRDDFVEVDITAGAGWAPFCRLLDLPEPEQAFPHSNKSKQPPRV, from the coding sequence ATGGCTGACGCGCCGCGGCCCGGCAGCGCCGTGCCGGATCGGCCCCGGGTCTTCGGCATCGGTCTCAACAAGACGGGCACGACCTCGTTCCACGACGCCATGACCGTCCTCGGCTTTCACAGTCTCCACTGGGGCGGCCCGCCGATCCGCATGCAGATCGAGGCGGCCCGCGACGCCGGCCAACCCCTGCTCGCCAACCTCGACCAGTCGATCGACTGCTTCTCCGACATCGAGGTGTTGGCGAAGAACTACGCCCTGCTGGACGAGCAGTACCCGGGCAGCCGTTTCATGCTCACCGTCCGTCCACTGGAGAAGTGGCTGGACAGCCGTCGGCGTCATGTCGAGAACAACCAGCAGCGCCGGGCGCGCGGCGAGTACGACGGCACGTTCCTCGTGGTCGAGGAGGACAAGTGGCGCCGCCAGTACGAGCGTCACTACGCAGGTGCGCGCGAGTACTTCGCGGGCCGCGACGACTTCGTCGAGGTGGACATCACCGCGGGGGCCGGATGGGCCCCGTTCTGTCGGCTGCTGGACCTGCCCGAACCGGAGCAGGCGTTCCCCCACAGCAACAAGAGCAAGCAGCCGCCGCGGGTCTGA